A single region of the Pararhodospirillum photometricum DSM 122 genome encodes:
- a CDS encoding GPW/gp25 family protein, whose amino-acid sequence MTAMDRSSGTALTGEAADIRQSICDILTTPIGSRVMRRSYGSRLFDLVDAPGTKVGALRLVAAAADAIDLWEPRVRVTAATVTTRSDGSAVLRVFGSYASGSLEAEVPLALGVGS is encoded by the coding sequence ATGACCGCGATGGATCGCTCCAGTGGCACGGCACTGACAGGTGAGGCGGCCGACATTCGCCAGAGTATTTGCGACATTTTAACCACCCCCATCGGCTCTCGGGTTATGCGCCGGTCCTATGGGTCTCGACTGTTTGACTTGGTCGATGCGCCAGGGACAAAGGTCGGAGCCCTGCGATTGGTGGCCGCCGCCGCCGACGCCATAGACCTATGGGAGCCTCGTGTGCGCGTAACAGCGGCCACAGTAACGACGAGGTCGGACGGGTCCGCCGTCTTGCGCGTCTTTGGGTCCTATGCCTCTGGCTCCCTTGAAGCCGAAGTGCCGCTCGCCCTGGGAGTCGGCTCATGA
- a CDS encoding baseplate assembly protein has protein sequence MTRTWSRVDLTRLPPPEVIETLDYEGILSSLIADFKERWPEAGLLLESDPAVKLLEVAAYRELTLRARVNDAARALLLAFATGATLDHLAGLVPMSRLAGEADASFRDRVQLAPEAFSVAGPTLAYVWHARAASPDVKDVTAVSPVPGEVVVTVLSRHGDGGPAALEILGEEEVVLAPAGAVDPPTGATGLRVLYQGAVCARNVDYLYDAASGMVSLVGTGSIPTGTRVKIEHTARGEVDLVRGQLSARLVRPLTDRVTVQAANVLHYTVSVDLWLTPDGPEGEVVRQAAVASVASYTAARHRLDADVTVSGVTAAALVEGVWRAEVRINNEMTDLATTWAQAAWCDEVTVTVAEVSR, from the coding sequence ATGACCAGAACGTGGTCGCGTGTTGACTTGACGCGCCTTCCGCCTCCAGAAGTCATTGAGACGCTCGATTATGAGGGAATCTTAAGTAGCCTGATCGCCGATTTTAAAGAGCGCTGGCCAGAGGCCGGCCTCCTCTTAGAGTCCGACCCGGCAGTAAAGCTGCTTGAGGTGGCGGCGTACCGCGAGTTAACACTTAGAGCAAGAGTCAATGATGCGGCTCGTGCGCTTCTCCTCGCCTTTGCGACAGGCGCCACCCTCGACCACCTTGCGGGCCTCGTCCCCATGAGCCGTCTCGCAGGCGAGGCGGACGCCTCTTTTCGCGACCGCGTGCAGCTCGCTCCAGAGGCGTTTTCGGTGGCCGGGCCGACTCTCGCTTACGTGTGGCACGCCAGAGCCGCGAGTCCTGACGTGAAGGACGTGACCGCCGTGTCGCCGGTCCCCGGGGAGGTGGTGGTGACAGTGCTCTCGCGCCACGGCGATGGGGGCCCGGCCGCGCTGGAGATCTTGGGAGAGGAGGAGGTAGTTTTGGCGCCCGCCGGCGCGGTTGACCCACCTACTGGTGCAACCGGGCTCAGGGTCCTGTACCAGGGTGCTGTCTGCGCCCGAAACGTTGATTACCTCTACGATGCCGCGTCTGGCATGGTCTCGCTTGTGGGCACTGGGAGTATCCCAACAGGGACGCGCGTAAAAATAGAGCACACTGCGCGGGGTGAGGTTGACCTCGTGCGGGGGCAGCTCTCAGCCCGTTTGGTCAGGCCACTGACCGACCGCGTCACCGTTCAGGCTGCAAACGTTCTCCACTATACCGTTTCAGTAGATCTCTGGCTCACCCCGGACGGCCCGGAAGGCGAGGTGGTCAGGCAAGCCGCAGTGGCGAGCGTAGCGTCCTATACTGCCGCCCGCCACCGCCTTGACGCAGACGTCACAGTTTCGGGGGTCACGGCTGCCGCACTCGTCGAAGGGGTATGGCGCGCAGAGGTGCGGATCAACAACGAAATGACAGACCTCGCCACGACATGGGCCCAGGCAGCGTGGTGTGACGAGGTCACCGTCACGGTGGCAGAGGTCTCGCGGTGA
- a CDS encoding phage tail protein I, whose protein sequence is MTSLLPPASSPLERALEAAVAARFDELPTPIGTVWDVEMCLEALLPYLAWALSVDDWSEDWPGRQKRSVIAAAIAVHRSKGTVGAVHKALAALELDLIRIIEWWETEGSGEPYTFNVEVATTSRGVSPKEWENIRRAIDRAKNLRSHLGSLKVYLQASGKSPIVAFAPTVGEYISVYPWESKDIVQKFSDPYVALGTHTWSIMTVGPFNV, encoded by the coding sequence GTGACCTCGCTGCTGCCCCCAGCGTCGTCGCCTCTCGAACGAGCCTTGGAGGCTGCTGTCGCCGCGCGCTTTGACGAGCTCCCCACACCGATAGGGACAGTTTGGGACGTAGAGATGTGCCTAGAGGCCCTGTTGCCGTACCTCGCCTGGGCGCTCTCCGTTGATGACTGGTCAGAGGACTGGCCCGGACGTCAAAAACGGTCGGTCATCGCCGCGGCAATAGCCGTGCACCGCAGCAAAGGCACGGTGGGGGCCGTGCACAAGGCGTTAGCGGCCCTTGAGCTTGATCTCATCCGGATTATTGAGTGGTGGGAAACAGAAGGAAGTGGAGAACCATATACTTTTAACGTTGAGGTTGCCACCACATCACGCGGGGTCTCCCCCAAAGAGTGGGAAAATATACGTAGAGCTATTGATCGAGCAAAAAACCTCAGGAGCCATCTAGGATCTTTAAAAGTATACCTACAGGCCAGCGGGAAATCTCCAATAGTTGCGTTTGCGCCAACAGTTGGTGAATACATCTCAGTGTATCCGTGGGAATCAAAAGATATCGTCCAAAAATTTTCAGATCCATACGTAGCTCTCGGAACGCATACCTGGAGCATCATGACAGTGGGACCCTTTAATGTCTGA
- a CDS encoding phage tail protein yields the protein MSDYYCIVTDRGAGLLAQSHALQSPVVLTHVAVGDGGGVAYNPTGGQSSLRREVYRAPVNTLTTHPQNPNWLIIEAVLPSTVGGWTIREAGVFDQAGQLIAIAKMPESYKAKLEDGVGHDLYLRLILQYTNASNVNIAIDPSVVLATRLYVDTSIDGHVKDTSHRHPDATSEARGFVILADHDDVAVNNKTKAVTPNLLNSYASLNGASFSGDVLVGQNTISATTHSIELGALRTAEGVSYVDFHGSPGVDYDARLIRGAGVNGDLVLLQRGAGVTDITGGSDFRRNGFTIWHDGNVGAATEPKAGIIKLASQADVSGGVDDSKAVTPLKLKQRLSSYVMPADLSGYAALTGAMFSGNVSIGSTLIYATGHGIEIGSLRASDGVCYLDLHSTPGTDYDVRVIRGAGVNGDLTLIQSGTGAIEINGXADFRRNGFTIWHDGNVGAATEPRAGIIKLASQAEVSAGFEDSKAITPLKLKERLAGYVQSSDLSVYAALTGAPFSGDISIGSTLIHASGQGAEFGGLRQTDGVCYVDLHASPGTDYDARLIRGAGVNGDLSLLQRGTGVIDINGGASLTRDGHIVWHSGIAPVTKNYTTLPNGLIVQWGTQKLYETTILGMTYTTIVNFPFSFPTAVLNVTVTNCRVEPWGSNQTYQLNIHLGVSQINKSSFAIGHSAFHAVSYDNYATWLAFGY from the coding sequence ATGTCTGATTATTACTGTATTGTAACAGATCGCGGCGCAGGTTTGCTGGCCCAGTCCCATGCACTGCAGTCCCCTGTCGTGTTGACGCACGTCGCTGTCGGCGATGGAGGGGGCGTCGCTTACAACCCCACGGGTGGGCAGAGCTCACTGCGTCGAGAGGTTTACAGAGCCCCCGTTAATACGCTGACAACTCACCCTCAAAACCCCAACTGGCTGATTATTGAGGCGGTGCTACCGAGTACCGTTGGGGGGTGGACGATCCGTGAGGCGGGCGTCTTCGACCAGGCCGGGCAACTGATCGCTATCGCCAAAATGCCCGAAAGTTACAAAGCAAAGCTCGAAGATGGGGTGGGGCACGATTTATATTTGCGTCTCATTTTACAGTACACTAATGCTTCAAATGTAAATATCGCGATAGATCCGTCTGTTGTGCTAGCAACGCGTTTGTACGTTGACACATCTATTGATGGGCACGTAAAAGACACCAGCCATAGGCATCCAGACGCAACAAGTGAAGCTCGTGGATTTGTAATTTTAGCTGACCACGATGATGTCGCAGTAAATAATAAAACAAAAGCTGTTACCCCAAATTTACTTAATTCATACGCTTCCCTGAACGGAGCATCATTTTCTGGTGATGTGTTAGTTGGACAAAATACAATATCTGCGACAACTCATAGCATTGAGCTTGGAGCATTAAGAACGGCGGAAGGTGTAAGTTACGTCGATTTCCACGGATCGCCAGGAGTTGACTACGACGCGCGTCTAATCAGGGGCGCTGGCGTCAACGGTGATCTTGTTCTCCTTCAAAGAGGAGCCGGCGTCACTGATATAACTGGAGGTTCTGATTTCAGGCGGAATGGATTCACCATTTGGCACGACGGGAACGTTGGCGCGGCCACAGAACCAAAAGCCGGCATCATCAAGCTCGCTTCACAGGCTGACGTTTCCGGTGGCGTTGACGATTCGAAAGCTGTCACGCCATTAAAACTAAAACAAAGGCTGTCATCGTACGTAATGCCTGCGGATCTCTCTGGGTACGCTGCGCTAACAGGTGCAATGTTTTCTGGAAATGTGTCTATCGGATCCACGTTAATATATGCAACGGGTCACGGTATTGAGATTGGGTCATTAAGAGCATCAGACGGTGTTTGCTATCTTGATTTGCACTCTACTCCAGGGACTGACTATGATGTGCGCGTCATCAGAGGGGCAGGAGTCAACGGCGACCTGACACTGATACAGTCTGGAACTGGCGCCATAGAAATAAACGGGGRTGCTGATTTCCGGAGAAATGGATTCACCATTTGGCACGATGGGAACGTTGGCGCGGCGACAGAACCAAGAGCCGGCATCATCAAGCTCGCTTCACAGGCTGAAGTTTCTGCTGGATTTGAAGACTCGAAAGCTATCACTCCATTAAAACTAAAAGAACGTTTGGCGGGATATGTGCAATCTTCTGATCTATCAGTATATGCAGCTCTTACAGGGGCTCCGTTTTCCGGGGATATTTCTATCGGATCGACGTTAATTCACGCGAGCGGACAAGGTGCCGAGTTTGGTGGTCTAAGACAGACGGACGGTGTCTGTTACGTCGATCTACACGCATCTCCGGGGACCGACTATGATGCGCGTCTAATCAGGGGTGCTGGCGTCAACGGTGACCTTTCTCTCCTTCAAAGAGGAACCGGCGTCATTGATATTAATGGCGGTGCCTCACTGACAAGAGACGGGCACATAGTTTGGCATTCTGGTATTGCACCTGTAACAAAAAATTACACTACTTTACCGAATGGTCTCATAGTTCAATGGGGAACCCAAAAACTATATGAAACTACGATTCTTGGGATGACATATACGACCATTGTTAATTTTCCATTTTCTTTTCCAACAGCGGTTCTGAACGTAACTGTGACAAATTGTAGAGTCGAGCCATGGGGGAGTAACCAGACATATCAGTTGAATATTCATCTTGGAGTTTCGCAAATCAATAAATCTTCATTTGCAATCGGCCACTCTGCATTTCATGCAGTAAGCTACGATAACTACGCTACTTGGCTCGCTTTTGGATATTAA
- a CDS encoding phage tail sheath protein, producing MTDYHHGVRVKEISTGTRPIRTIETAVIGAVVTGGDADPAVYPLNRPTLITDVTAGLGAAGTSGTLPYVLNAIKDHGSPVIVVVRVPEGETVAETTSNIIGGVVSGRKTGLQALTAAKATYGVTPRILGVPGLDSLPVATELVAIAKQTRAFTYLSAWGCATKDEAVLYRNKFGDREAMIVWPDFVSWDTATSAERTEWATARALGLRAQLDEELGWHKTLSNVPVQGVTGLSKDVFWDLQDPSTDAGYLNAHEVTTLINNKGFRFWGSRTCSEDPLFAFESYTRTAQVLADTMAEAHFWAIDKPMHPTLARDIVDGVNAKLRELVAGHYLIGGEAWFDPAKNTKEQLKAGKLLISYDYTPVPPLENLLFEQKITDDYLIDFAAQMAA from the coding sequence ATGACCGATTACCACCACGGGGTACGAGTCAAGGAAATATCGACGGGGACACGGCCGATCAGGACGATCGAAACGGCTGTCATCGGCGCGGTCGTCACCGGGGGTGACGCAGACCCGGCGGTTTATCCGCTCAACCGGCCGACCCTGATCACCGACGTGACGGCGGGACTGGGAGCGGCTGGCACGTCGGGTACGCTGCCCTATGTCCTCAATGCGATTAAAGACCATGGGTCGCCCGTCATAGTGGTGGTCCGGGTCCCAGAGGGGGAGACGGTAGCGGAGACGACGAGCAATATTATCGGGGGTGTGGTGTCCGGCCGAAAGACGGGGCTCCAAGCCCTCACCGCCGCCAAGGCAACCTATGGCGTGACGCCACGGATCCTTGGCGTCCCCGGGCTCGATAGCCTGCCGGTAGCGACGGAACTGGTCGCCATTGCCAAACAAACGCGGGCCTTTACCTACCTCTCTGCGTGGGGCTGCGCCACGAAAGACGAGGCGGTGCTGTACCGCAACAAATTTGGCGATCGGGAAGCAATGATCGTCTGGCCCGACTTTGTGTCGTGGGACACGGCCACGTCGGCCGAACGGACCGAATGGGCCACGGCCCGAGCCCTCGGTCTGCGGGCCCAGCTCGACGAGGAGCTGGGATGGCACAAGACGCTGTCCAACGTGCCGGTGCAAGGCGTTACCGGGCTGTCAAAAGACGTCTTCTGGGACCTCCAGGACCCAAGCACCGATGCCGGTTACCTCAACGCCCATGAGGTGACCACCCTGATCAACAACAAAGGATTTCGCTTCTGGGGGTCGCGCACGTGTTCCGAGGATCCGCTTTTCGCCTTCGAGAGTTACACCAGGACGGCCCAGGTCTTGGCCGACACGATGGCGGAGGCGCACTTCTGGGCCATTGACAAGCCGATGCACCCCACCTTGGCGCGAGATATCGTCGATGGTGTCAACGCCAAGCTCCGCGAACTCGTGGCTGGTCATTATCTCATCGGGGGAGAAGCTTGGTTCGATCCGGCAAAGAACACCAAAGAACAGCTCAAGGCAGGGAAGCTGCTGATCAGTTACGATTACACTCCGGTGCCACCGCTGGAAAACCTGCTCTTTGAACAGAAAATTACCGACGACTACTTGATCGACTTCGCGGCTCAAATGGCTGCTTAA
- a CDS encoding phage major tail tube protein, with the protein MLPRVLKNFNVIVDGHPMAGVAEELELPDLDRKMDEYRGGGMLGEVSLDLGLEKLSLTFTLAQFDLVVLNNWGVWGASGLGVRFLGAARADDDAGAVEAIEVAGRGRWKKIELGSVKTGDRSKMKIEMPLTYYRYRSNSRDIIEIDLINNIERVNGTDRQATVNQAIGLSL; encoded by the coding sequence GTGCTACCTCGCGTCTTGAAAAACTTCAACGTGATCGTCGATGGCCACCCCATGGCGGGAGTAGCCGAGGAACTGGAGTTACCAGACCTCGACCGCAAAATGGACGAGTACCGGGGTGGCGGCATGCTCGGAGAGGTCTCTTTGGACCTTGGCCTGGAAAAACTGTCGCTGACGTTCACCCTGGCCCAGTTCGACCTTGTGGTCCTCAACAACTGGGGTGTGTGGGGCGCGTCGGGCCTGGGCGTCCGTTTCTTGGGGGCGGCGCGTGCGGATGACGACGCGGGTGCGGTCGAAGCGATCGAGGTCGCCGGCCGGGGACGGTGGAAAAAAATAGAGCTGGGGTCGGTCAAGACCGGAGACCGCTCGAAGATGAAAATCGAGATGCCGTTGACCTACTACAGGTATCGCAGCAACAGCCGCGATATCATCGAAATCGACCTCATCAACAACATCGAGCGCGTCAACGGTACCGACCGCCAAGCCACGGTCAACCAAGCCATCGGCTTGTCTCTGTAA
- a CDS encoding phage tail assembly protein, whose product MTNTNTVTVKFKVPLPYGDALLEELTLRKPKAGDLRGLKMSGLIELDVDTILKIVPRIASPHVVEAQLWELEADDLARLSNGVVGFFQ is encoded by the coding sequence ATGACCAATACCAATACCGTCACCGTGAAATTCAAGGTCCCACTCCCGTATGGCGATGCCCTCTTAGAGGAGCTGACCTTACGGAAACCGAAAGCGGGTGACCTGCGAGGCCTGAAAATGAGCGGCCTCATCGAACTCGACGTGGACACGATCTTGAAGATCGTCCCCCGCATCGCGAGCCCGCACGTTGTCGAAGCCCAGCTTTGGGAGCTGGAGGCGGACGACCTCGCTCGGCTCTCGAACGGGGTTGTTGGTTTTTTTCAGTAA
- a CDS encoding MFS transporter, translating to MPAVRPWPGKGPGWPLLGWSGALLLVALGVSVSLIQALFWREPRHARACLPRLSWRLWVPPGGLRWGILLAVSGLGIGVAWALVTPMLVDAGWSLERIGLVMNVLGPLVGVGTAAGTGVLLRLWGRRRLLAMVSAGQGLLLLALLVATTPGFVEAGLVAALLLMFVVYGAQMTVLYTLMMDHADPDAPGAGLTSQYALYYLFTTLWGWGGLQLAESLGVATTTVVGLMLALGFAGALPFLLAARSSPLITETLE from the coding sequence TTGCCCGCCGTGAGGCCCTGGCCGGGAAAGGGGCCGGGATGGCCCCTGCTGGGCTGGTCGGGGGCCTTGCTGCTGGTCGCGCTCGGGGTGAGCGTCAGTCTGATCCAGGCCTTGTTCTGGCGCGAGCCCCGGCATGCCCGCGCCTGCCTGCCCCGCCTGTCCTGGCGTTTGTGGGTGCCGCCGGGCGGTCTGCGCTGGGGAATTTTGCTGGCGGTGTCGGGCTTGGGGATCGGCGTGGCCTGGGCCCTGGTCACGCCGATGCTGGTGGATGCCGGCTGGAGCCTGGAACGCATTGGGTTGGTGATGAACGTCCTTGGGCCCCTGGTCGGGGTGGGAACAGCAGCCGGCACCGGGGTCTTACTGCGGCTTTGGGGGCGGCGGCGGCTGTTGGCGATGGTTAGTGCCGGGCAGGGGCTCTTGTTGCTGGCTCTGCTGGTCGCCACCACCCCGGGCTTTGTCGAGGCGGGGCTGGTGGCCGCGCTGCTGTTGATGTTCGTCGTCTACGGCGCCCAGATGACCGTCTTGTACACCTTGATGATGGACCACGCCGATCCCGACGCCCCGGGGGCCGGCCTCACCAGCCAATATGCCCTCTATTACCTCTTCACCACCCTGTGGGGCTGGGGGGGGCTCCAGTTGGCCGAGAGCCTGGGTGTGGCCACCACCACCGTGGTCGGCCTGATGCTGGCCCTTGGCTTTGCCGGCGCGCTGCCCTTTTTGCTGGCGGCCCGGTCCTCCCCCCTGATCACGGAGACTTTGGAATGA
- a CDS encoding ABC transporter ATP-binding protein, which translates to MIPSRPGLWSLMACVRGRIVLAMGMAALGMACTITAVLPLAAALDTLQGGTPDVPLVGGWSGGALVALAALLILGGLSLRTLSFIVSHLAAFDLEERIRLDLADHLARLPLGTVITTGAGALTKIVQGDVRSLHAFVADSTPLVARNIAAPLVSLGWLLVIDARLALVALALFAGGMVAMRLAMKDYVTLRERYDRAREAIQAAVIEFVQAMPVVRLFDDASTSFGRYTTALDTFRTVFKGWVQASGLSGRIALLALSPLPTLIAVTLVALGLYALGGLGFAGLVAVLMLSTGVADALLPLMWMSEFIRKARAGALRVHDLASISPLPEPTQPQKPRDASITFERVSFTYPGRRTPALDDVSFTVAPGSVVAVVGPSGAGKSTLARLIPRFWDVDAGQIRVGGVDVRDCASDDLMAQVAFVFQETFLFNTTLLENIRLGRPDASLDDVKAAARAAQIHDLIESLPQGYDTPVGDRGARLSGGQRQRLTIARALLRDAPILVLDEATAFADAENEALLVQALATLMRGRTVLIIAHRLSTIRDADQILVFDQGRLSEQGRHAELLAHNGLYARLWQTHEAARAWTLRLSSSGVSA; encoded by the coding sequence ATGATCCCTTCTCGTCCCGGCCTGTGGAGCCTGATGGCCTGCGTGCGTGGCCGGATCGTCCTCGCCATGGGGATGGCCGCACTTGGCATGGCCTGCACCATCACTGCCGTGCTGCCCCTGGCCGCCGCCTTGGACACCTTGCAAGGCGGCACCCCGGACGTGCCGCTGGTGGGGGGCTGGAGTGGCGGTGCCCTGGTGGCGCTGGCCGCCCTGCTCATCCTGGGGGGGCTGTCCTTGCGCACCTTGTCGTTTATCGTCTCCCATCTGGCGGCCTTCGATCTGGAAGAGCGGATCCGCCTTGATCTGGCCGACCATCTGGCGCGGCTGCCGCTTGGCACCGTCATCACCACTGGGGCCGGGGCATTGACCAAGATCGTACAAGGCGATGTGCGCAGCCTGCACGCCTTTGTCGCCGACAGCACCCCCTTGGTGGCGCGCAACATCGCCGCGCCCCTGGTATCCCTGGGGTGGCTGCTGGTCATCGACGCGCGGCTGGCTCTGGTGGCGCTGGCCCTGTTCGCTGGAGGCATGGTGGCCATGCGCCTCGCCATGAAGGACTACGTCACCTTGCGGGAGCGCTACGATCGGGCGCGCGAGGCCATCCAGGCGGCGGTGATCGAGTTTGTCCAGGCCATGCCGGTGGTGCGCTTGTTCGATGACGCCAGCACCTCGTTTGGCCGCTACACCACGGCGCTCGACACCTTCCGCACGGTGTTCAAGGGCTGGGTGCAAGCCAGCGGCCTGAGCGGGCGCATTGCCTTGCTGGCGCTGAGTCCCTTGCCCACCTTGATCGCCGTCACCCTCGTGGCGCTGGGTCTTTATGCCCTGGGCGGCCTGGGCTTTGCCGGCTTGGTGGCGGTCTTGATGCTGAGTACCGGGGTGGCCGACGCCTTGCTGCCCTTGATGTGGATGAGCGAGTTCATTCGCAAGGCCCGGGCCGGTGCCTTGCGCGTGCACGATCTCGCCTCGATCTCTCCTCTGCCCGAGCCGACCCAGCCGCAAAAGCCCCGGGATGCCTCGATCACGTTCGAGCGGGTGAGCTTTACCTATCCTGGGCGCCGCACCCCGGCCCTTGATGACGTCAGTTTTACCGTGGCTCCGGGCAGCGTGGTCGCCGTGGTCGGGCCCTCGGGGGCTGGCAAGAGCACCCTGGCCCGCCTGATCCCGCGCTTTTGGGACGTGGATGCCGGCCAGATCCGCGTGGGCGGGGTGGACGTGCGCGACTGTGCCAGCGACGACCTGATGGCCCAGGTGGCGTTTGTGTTCCAGGAAACCTTCCTGTTCAACACCACGCTGCTGGAAAACATCCGCCTCGGCCGCCCCGACGCCAGCCTGGACGACGTGAAGGCCGCCGCCCGGGCTGCGCAGATTCATGACCTGATCGAAAGCCTGCCCCAAGGTTACGATACCCCGGTGGGCGATCGGGGGGCGCGCCTGTCGGGCGGGCAGCGCCAGCGCCTGACCATTGCCCGCGCCTTGCTGCGCGACGCCCCCATCCTGGTGCTCGACGAGGCCACCGCCTTCGCCGACGCCGAGAACGAGGCGCTGCTGGTTCAGGCCCTGGCCACCTTGATGCGCGGTCGGACCGTGCTGATCATCGCCCATCGCCTGTCCACCATCCGCGATGCCGACCAGATCCTGGTGTTCGACCAAGGTCGGTTGAGCGAGCAGGGCCGGCACGCCGAGTTGCTGGCGCACAACGGCCTTTACGCCCGCCTGTGGCAGACCCACGAGGCGGCGCGCGCGTGGACCCTTCGCCTTTCCTCGTCTGGAGTCTCGGCATGA
- a CDS encoding ABC transporter ATP-binding protein, translated as MTAPSSSAPEAIAGVLVTWRRLLMVAGPEARRYRRAVALFSLAAVAQGLALCCLFPLFEALLAGPPAWGSVALWLAIMLGAAAADLVFSWHGHAFEYDGTIADVTHALRLDLGERLRRMPMEILARHRTGDVSTTLGSHIDEAVVPMGTLSQVMIRTVGVPLTVIGVTAFISPGLALALALILPLAVPIYRHQRRASARERREGAAAHARTESDLIEYTQGLAVLRAVSQTGRQAGRLRESLAALRRVQTEALLASLAPALLMSGLMELGLLAVLGLGVLWVSNGSLALSALAALLIIVMRLGEPLALFSELTKTFDLMEAALERLEALRSVPSLPLLPAAPRVPDAPAVSFEHVSFTYAGTETPALRDVSFRLAPRTLTALVGPSGSGKSTVARLLLRHADPQAGVISLQGQDIRTLAPETLMRQLSVVFQDVHLFNESILENIRMGRPDADDAAVLDAARAAHCLDFINRLPQGIHTPVGDIGGSLSGGERQRLSIARAILKDAPLVLLDEPTAALDTESERVVQSAIDALVQDRTVIVIAHRLSTVVAADTLLVFDQGRIVEQGSHGALLAEGGAYAALWRAQDGLKAWHA; from the coding sequence ATGACCGCTCCGTCCTCTTCCGCCCCCGAGGCCATCGCGGGCGTTCTGGTCACGTGGCGCCGGCTGCTGATGGTGGCTGGCCCCGAAGCCCGTCGCTATCGCCGGGCCGTGGCCTTGTTCAGTCTGGCCGCCGTGGCGCAAGGGCTGGCCTTGTGCTGCTTGTTTCCGTTGTTCGAGGCGCTGTTGGCCGGGCCGCCCGCCTGGGGGAGCGTGGCGCTGTGGCTGGCGATTATGCTGGGGGCGGCGGCCGCCGATCTGGTCTTTTCCTGGCACGGTCATGCGTTTGAATACGATGGCACCATTGCCGACGTGACCCATGCGCTGCGCCTGGACCTGGGCGAACGTTTGCGGCGCATGCCCATGGAGATCCTGGCCCGTCACCGCACCGGCGACGTGAGCACCACCTTGGGCAGCCACATCGACGAAGCCGTGGTGCCCATGGGCACCTTGTCCCAGGTCATGATTCGCACCGTGGGGGTGCCGCTGACGGTGATCGGGGTCACGGCCTTTATCAGTCCCGGGTTGGCGCTGGCGCTGGCGCTGATCTTGCCCCTGGCCGTGCCGATCTATCGCCACCAGCGCCGCGCCTCGGCCCGGGAGCGGCGCGAGGGGGCCGCCGCCCACGCCCGCACCGAATCCGATCTCATCGAATACACCCAGGGCCTCGCCGTGCTGCGCGCCGTGAGCCAGACGGGGCGCCAGGCCGGCCGCCTGCGCGAGAGCTTGGCCGCCTTGCGTCGGGTTCAGACCGAGGCCTTGCTGGCCTCCCTGGCGCCGGCCCTCCTGATGTCGGGGTTGATGGAACTGGGCTTGCTGGCCGTGTTGGGTCTGGGGGTCCTGTGGGTAAGCAACGGCAGCTTGGCCCTTTCGGCGCTGGCGGCCTTGCTCATTATCGTGATGCGCCTGGGCGAGCCCTTGGCCTTGTTTTCCGAGCTGACCAAGACCTTCGACCTGATGGAGGCGGCTCTGGAACGGCTGGAAGCCCTGCGATCGGTGCCGTCCTTGCCCCTCTTGCCCGCCGCCCCCCGGGTGCCGGACGCCCCGGCGGTGAGCTTTGAACACGTCAGCTTCACCTATGCCGGGACCGAGACCCCTGCCTTGCGCGACGTGAGCTTCCGGTTGGCCCCGCGTACCCTGACCGCCCTGGTCGGGCCTTCGGGATCGGGCAAGAGCACCGTGGCTCGGTTGCTGCTGCGTCATGCCGATCCGCAAGCCGGGGTCATCTCCCTCCAGGGCCAGGACATCCGCACCCTGGCCCCCGAGACCTTGATGCGCCAGCTCTCGGTGGTGTTCCAAGACGTGCATCTCTTTAATGAGAGCATCTTGGAAAACATCCGCATGGGTCGGCCCGACGCCGACGACGCCGCCGTTCTTGACGCGGCGCGGGCCGCCCATTGCCTGGACTTCATCAATCGCCTGCCCCAGGGCATCCATACCCCCGTGGGCGATATCGGCGGCAGTTTGTCGGGTGGCGAGCGCCAGCGCCTCAGCATCGCGCGTGCCATCTTGAAGGACGCCCCCCTGGTACTCCTCGACGAGCCGACCGCCGCCCTCGATACCGAGAGCGAACGCGTCGTGCAAAGCGCCATCGACGCCTTGGTGCAAGACCGCACGGTGATCGTCATCGCGCACCGCCTGTCCACCGTGGTTGCTGCCGATACTTTGCTGGTCTTCGACCAAGGGCGGATCGTTGAGCAGGGATCCCATGGCGCCTTGCTTGCAGAGGGGGGGGCCTATGCCGCGTTGTGGCGGGCCCAAGACGGGCTGAAGGCATGGCATGCGTGA